The following proteins come from a genomic window of Shewanella halifaxensis HAW-EB4:
- the rep gene encoding DNA helicase Rep, giving the protein MKLNPGQNDAVHYVSGPCLVLAGAGSGKTRVIINKIAYLVEKCGYKARNIAAVTFTNKAAREMKERVSQSMGRKEARGLWISTFHTLGLEIIKREHKVVGLKPGFSLFDDQDTFALLKELTQDELDEDKDLLKLLASTISNWKGDLVIPEQARKIAKDEQQQLFALLYQRYAQHMKAYNALDFDDLILLPTLLLRQNEEVRTRWQTRIQYMLVDEYQDTNTSQYEMVKLLVGERARFTVVGDDDQSIYSWRGAKPQNLVLLGKDFPRLKLIKLEQNYRSSQRILRAANILIANNPHVYEKALFSELAYGEPIRVLIAANEEQEAERVIAEMIRHKFVGRTSYGDYAILYRGNHQSRLLERALMTNRIPYKLSGGTSFFGRAEIKDIMAYLRLVVNPDDDNAFLRIVNLPKRGIGPATLERLGNFANMKQISMFAAIFEADLNHELPPAAMSSLYQFGRFVVEMGDCAERGDPVEAVKQLIRKINYEDYLYENSTSAKAAEMRMKNISELYRWVTEMLEGDELDEGMTLPEVVTRLTLRDMMERNSEDEGGDQVQLMTLHASKGLEFPYVFMVGAEERILPHQSSIDEDNVDEERRLAYVGITRAQKELWFVICRERRQFGETIRCEPSRFLMELPQDDLIWENRKPVQTVEQRQQSGKANIANLRDMFKNK; this is encoded by the coding sequence ATGAAGCTCAATCCCGGACAAAATGACGCCGTTCACTATGTTAGCGGCCCTTGCTTAGTACTTGCAGGCGCAGGCAGTGGCAAAACCAGAGTAATTATTAATAAAATTGCCTATCTGGTGGAAAAGTGTGGCTATAAAGCACGCAATATCGCAGCGGTAACCTTTACCAATAAAGCGGCGCGCGAGATGAAAGAGCGTGTGTCGCAGTCTATGGGACGTAAAGAAGCACGTGGTTTGTGGATCTCAACTTTCCATACCTTAGGCCTTGAGATCATTAAGCGTGAACATAAAGTTGTGGGCTTAAAGCCCGGCTTCTCACTATTTGACGACCAAGATACCTTTGCACTGCTAAAAGAGCTGACTCAAGATGAGTTAGACGAAGATAAAGACTTACTCAAGTTATTGGCCAGTACCATTTCTAATTGGAAAGGCGATCTTGTTATTCCTGAGCAAGCTCGAAAAATTGCTAAAGACGAGCAACAGCAACTCTTTGCTTTGTTGTATCAGCGTTATGCTCAGCATATGAAGGCCTATAATGCCCTCGACTTCGATGATTTGATCTTATTACCGACTTTGTTACTTAGGCAAAATGAAGAGGTGAGAACTCGCTGGCAAACCCGTATTCAATATATGCTGGTGGATGAATATCAAGACACTAACACCAGTCAGTATGAGATGGTTAAGTTATTGGTTGGTGAACGGGCGCGTTTTACCGTGGTAGGTGATGACGATCAGTCAATCTACTCTTGGCGTGGTGCTAAGCCGCAAAACTTAGTATTACTCGGCAAAGATTTTCCTAGATTAAAGTTGATTAAGCTGGAGCAAAATTATCGTTCTAGCCAGCGAATTCTGCGTGCCGCAAACATCCTCATCGCCAATAACCCACATGTGTACGAAAAAGCACTGTTTAGTGAGCTCGCTTATGGTGAGCCCATTAGGGTATTGATTGCTGCTAACGAGGAGCAAGAAGCGGAGCGGGTGATTGCGGAAATGATCCGCCATAAGTTTGTTGGTCGAACAAGCTATGGTGATTACGCCATTTTATATCGAGGCAATCACCAGTCGCGCTTACTCGAACGGGCTTTGATGACTAACCGTATCCCTTATAAGCTCAGCGGAGGCACCTCTTTCTTTGGCCGCGCAGAGATTAAAGACATCATGGCGTACCTGCGTTTAGTGGTAAACCCTGATGATGACAATGCATTTTTGCGAATTGTTAACCTACCTAAGCGGGGAATTGGTCCGGCAACGCTTGAGCGTTTAGGTAACTTTGCTAATATGAAGCAGATCTCCATGTTTGCCGCGATCTTTGAAGCGGATCTGAATCATGAACTGCCGCCTGCGGCGATGTCATCTTTGTATCAGTTTGGCCGTTTTGTGGTTGAAATGGGTGACTGTGCCGAGCGTGGTGATCCCGTGGAAGCGGTTAAGCAGTTAATTAGAAAGATTAACTACGAAGACTATCTTTACGAAAACAGTACTAGCGCTAAAGCGGCTGAAATGCGCATGAAGAACATTTCAGAACTGTACCGCTGGGTGACAGAGATGCTTGAAGGTGATGAGCTCGATGAAGGTATGACACTACCTGAGGTGGTCACTCGTCTGACATTGCGCGACATGATGGAACGTAATAGTGAAGATGAGGGCGGCGATCAAGTACAGTTAATGACACTGCACGCCTCTAAAGGCCTAGAGTTTCCTTATGTGTTTATGGTGGGCGCCGAAGAGCGGATTTTGCCGCACCAAAGCAGTATCGACGAAGATAATGTCGATGAGGAACGTCGTTTAGCCTATGTGGGGATCACTCGCGCGCAAAAAGAGTTGTGGTTTGTGATCTGCCGCGAGCGACGCCAGTTTGGTGAAACCATCCGCTGCGAGCCGAGCCGTTTCTTGATGGAACTACCACAAGATGACTTGATCTGGGAGAACCGCAAACCGGTGCAAACCGTAGAGCAGCGTCAGCAATCAGGCAAAGCCAATATTGCCAACTTAAGAGATATGTTTAAGAACAAATAA
- a CDS encoding TetR/AcrR family transcriptional regulator — protein MNERSFILGYTMHNKYELILRAAEKIIAAGGIQGLSMQLVATEAGVAAGTIYRYFKDKDQLILELRKDVLSQVASAILEDHQIGTIEQRFKRIWMKMYNYGKQPSPANLSYEQYANLPVINTQEIRQLEMQLFAPLQQLFEQGKAQGLIQPLHPRMLYALAMEPAMTMARTCRRGLIDYQPKDITFACDLCWRAILSPNTTTATI, from the coding sequence ATGAATGAACGTTCATTCATTTTAGGCTATACCATGCACAATAAATACGAGCTCATTCTTCGCGCGGCAGAAAAAATTATTGCAGCAGGTGGTATTCAAGGCTTATCCATGCAATTGGTCGCAACCGAAGCTGGCGTTGCAGCAGGCACTATCTATCGCTACTTCAAAGATAAAGACCAGCTTATCCTTGAACTCAGAAAAGATGTGCTATCGCAAGTAGCTAGCGCCATATTGGAAGACCATCAAATAGGTACGATTGAGCAAAGATTCAAACGGATCTGGATGAAAATGTACAACTACGGAAAGCAACCCTCTCCAGCCAATTTAAGCTATGAGCAATATGCCAATCTTCCGGTGATCAATACCCAAGAGATCCGCCAGTTAGAGATGCAACTTTTCGCGCCACTGCAGCAACTATTCGAACAGGGAAAAGCCCAAGGGCTAATCCAACCACTACACCCACGTATGCTTTACGCTCTCGCGATGGAACCCGCGATGACCATGGCACGAACTTGCAGACGCGGCCTTATTGATTACCAACCTAAAGATATTACTTTCGCCTGCGATTTATGCTGGCGGGCCATACTCAGCCCAAATACAACTACAGCGACAATCTAA